Proteins encoded by one window of Dryocola sp. LX212:
- the rimK gene encoding 30S ribosomal protein S6--L-glutamate ligase, with protein sequence MKIAILSRDGTLYSCKRLREAAVRRGHTVEIIDPLSCYMNINPLSPSVHYKGRQLPHYDAVIPRIGSAITFYGTAVLRQFEMLGSYPLNESVAITRARDKLRSLQLLARQGIDLPVTGFAHSPDDTSDLIDMVGGAPLVVKLVEGTQGIGVVLAETRQAAESVIDAFRGLNAHILVQEYIKEAKGRDIRCLVVGNNVVAAIERQAKPGDFRSNLHRGGQANRVMITDRERDIALKAAATLGLDVAGVDILRAHRGPLVMEVNASPGLEGIEKTSGVDIATLMIEWIEHQAQPGYCLKTGG encoded by the coding sequence GTGAAAATCGCCATTTTATCCCGGGATGGAACGCTTTATTCTTGTAAACGCCTGCGTGAGGCGGCGGTGCGCCGTGGCCACACGGTGGAAATTATCGATCCGCTGTCATGCTATATGAACATCAACCCGCTTTCCCCGTCGGTGCACTATAAAGGGCGCCAGCTGCCGCATTATGACGCGGTTATCCCCAGGATTGGCTCGGCCATTACGTTTTACGGCACCGCCGTGCTGCGCCAGTTTGAAATGCTGGGCAGCTATCCGCTTAATGAATCGGTGGCTATTACCCGCGCGCGGGACAAGCTTCGTTCGCTACAGCTGCTCGCCCGCCAGGGTATTGACCTGCCGGTGACCGGCTTTGCCCACTCCCCGGACGACACCAGCGACCTGATTGATATGGTAGGCGGCGCGCCGCTGGTGGTGAAGCTGGTGGAAGGCACCCAGGGCATTGGCGTGGTGCTGGCGGAAACGCGTCAGGCGGCAGAAAGCGTGATTGACGCGTTCCGCGGCCTGAATGCCCATATCCTGGTGCAGGAATACATTAAAGAAGCGAAGGGGCGGGATATTCGCTGCCTGGTGGTAGGCAACAACGTTGTTGCGGCCATTGAGCGGCAGGCAAAGCCCGGCGATTTTCGATCCAACCTGCACCGTGGTGGACAGGCTAACCGGGTTATGATTACCGATCGGGAGCGTGACATTGCGCTGAAAGCAGCGGCGACGCTGGGGCTGGACGTTGCCGGAGTCGATATTCTACGCGCCCATCGCGGCCCGCTGGTGATGGAGGTAAACGCCTCGCCCGGTCTGGAAGGGATTGAAAAGACGAGCGGGGTGGATATCGCCACGCTTATGATCGAATGGATTGAGCATCAGGCCCAGCCGGGCTACTGTCTGAAAACGGGCGGATAA
- the artJ gene encoding arginine ABC transporter substrate-binding protein ArtJ: MKKLFLAAMFATTAFSTAAADKISFGSSATYPPFESLNASSQIVGFDIDLAKALCKQMQADCTFTNHAFDSLIPSLKFRKYDAVISGMDITPERSKQVAFTDPYYANSAVVIAKKGAFKSLDELKGKRIGMENGTTHQKYLQDKHPEIKTVSYDSYQNAIIDLKNGRLDGVFGDTAVVNEWLKTNPQLGTVGEHVTDPQYFGTGLGIAVRPDNKALLKKLNDALAAIKADGTYQKISQQWFPQ, translated from the coding sequence ATGAAGAAGTTATTTTTGGCCGCCATGTTCGCAACAACCGCATTCAGCACCGCCGCCGCAGATAAAATCAGCTTCGGTTCCTCGGCGACCTATCCGCCTTTTGAATCGCTGAACGCCAGCAGCCAGATCGTCGGGTTTGATATCGATCTCGCCAAAGCATTATGCAAACAGATGCAGGCCGACTGTACCTTTACCAACCACGCCTTCGACAGCCTCATCCCGTCGCTGAAGTTCCGTAAGTACGATGCTGTTATTTCGGGTATGGACATAACCCCCGAGCGCAGCAAGCAGGTTGCTTTCACCGATCCGTATTACGCCAACTCCGCAGTGGTTATTGCAAAAAAAGGCGCGTTTAAGTCGCTGGATGAGCTGAAGGGCAAGCGTATCGGGATGGAGAACGGCACTACACATCAGAAGTATTTGCAGGATAAACATCCGGAGATTAAAACCGTCTCTTATGACAGCTACCAGAACGCGATTATTGACCTGAAAAATGGCCGTCTTGACGGGGTGTTCGGCGATACCGCCGTGGTCAACGAGTGGCTGAAAACCAATCCGCAGCTGGGCACGGTGGGCGAGCACGTCACCGACCCGCAGTACTTCGGCACCGGCCTGGGCATTGCGGTACGTCCGGATAATAAGGCTCTGTTGAAAAAACTGAATGACGCGCTGGCGGCCATTAAAGCCGACGGAACGTACCAGAAAATCAGCCAGCAGTGGTTCCCGCAGTAA
- the potI gene encoding putrescine ABC transporter permease PotI produces MNNLPVVRSPWRILILIIGFTFLYAPMLMLVIYSFNSSKLVTVWAGWSTRWYVALFQDSAMMNAVGLSLTIAAAAATMAVVLGTIAAVVMVRFGTFRGSTGFAFMLTAPLVMPDVITGLSLLLLFVALGHAIGWPSDRGMLTIWLAHVTFCTAYVSVVISSRLRELDRSIEEAAMDLGATPLKVFFVITVPMIAPAIISGWLLAFTLSLDDLVIASFVSGPGATTLPMLVFSSVRMGVNPEINALASIILGVVGIIGFIAWWFMARAEKQRLRDIQRARRS; encoded by the coding sequence ATGAATAACCTGCCGGTTGTACGCTCTCCGTGGCGGATTCTGATCCTGATTATCGGCTTTACCTTCCTGTATGCGCCGATGCTGATGCTGGTGATCTACTCGTTTAACAGTTCAAAACTGGTGACTGTATGGGCGGGCTGGTCTACGCGCTGGTACGTGGCGCTGTTCCAGGACTCGGCGATGATGAACGCCGTGGGGCTCAGCCTGACAATCGCGGCGGCAGCGGCCACTATGGCCGTGGTGCTGGGGACGATAGCCGCCGTGGTGATGGTGCGCTTCGGCACTTTCCGGGGCTCAACGGGTTTTGCTTTTATGCTCACCGCGCCGCTGGTTATGCCGGACGTCATCACCGGCCTGTCATTGCTGCTGCTTTTTGTGGCGCTGGGACACGCTATCGGCTGGCCGAGCGACCGCGGCATGCTGACTATATGGCTTGCGCACGTAACGTTCTGTACCGCCTATGTTTCCGTGGTTATCAGCTCGCGCCTGAGGGAGCTTGATCGCTCAATCGAAGAGGCGGCTATGGATCTGGGGGCAACGCCGCTAAAAGTCTTTTTTGTCATCACCGTGCCGATGATCGCCCCGGCGATTATTTCCGGCTGGCTGCTGGCCTTTACGCTCTCGCTGGACGATTTAGTGATTGCGAGTTTCGTTTCAGGGCCCGGTGCGACAACGCTGCCGATGCTGGTTTTCTCCAGCGTGCGTATGGGCGTTAATCCAGAAATAAATGCTCTGGCGTCTATTATTCTTGGCGTTGTCGGTATAATAGGATTCATAGCATGGTGGTTTATGGCGCGAGCAGAAAAGCAGCGGCTGCGCGATATCCAGCGTGCAAGGCGTAGCTGA
- the artM gene encoding arginine ABC transporter permease ArtM — MLEYLPELMKGLHTSLTLTAASIVVALILALIFTIILTLKTPVLVYIVRAYITLFTGTPLLVQIFLIYYGPGQFPSIQNYPALWHLLSEPWLCALIALSLNSAAYTTQLFYGAIRAIPEGQWQSCGALGMSKKDTLAILLPYAFKRALSSYSNEVVLVFKSTSLAYTITLMEVMGYGQLLYGRTYDVMVFGAAGLVYLVVNGILTLLMRLIERRALAFERRS, encoded by the coding sequence ATGCTTGAGTATTTACCGGAGCTGATGAAAGGGCTGCATACCAGCCTGACGCTGACCGCTGCCTCCATCGTGGTGGCGCTGATTCTGGCGCTGATTTTCACCATCATCCTGACGCTGAAAACGCCGGTGCTGGTGTACATCGTCCGTGCGTATATCACGCTGTTCACCGGCACGCCGCTGCTGGTGCAGATCTTCCTGATTTACTACGGGCCGGGCCAGTTCCCTTCGATTCAGAACTACCCGGCGCTGTGGCACCTGCTTTCCGAGCCGTGGCTATGCGCGCTGATTGCCCTGTCGCTGAACAGCGCCGCCTACACCACGCAGCTGTTCTACGGTGCGATTCGCGCCATTCCGGAAGGGCAGTGGCAGTCCTGCGGTGCGCTGGGGATGAGCAAGAAAGACACGCTGGCAATTTTGCTGCCTTATGCATTTAAGCGCGCCCTCTCTTCCTACTCTAACGAAGTGGTGCTGGTGTTCAAAAGTACCTCTCTGGCCTACACCATTACGCTGATGGAAGTGATGGGCTACGGCCAGCTGCTGTATGGCCGTACCTACGACGTCATGGTGTTTGGCGCAGCGGGGCTGGTCTATCTGGTGGTCAACGGTATTCTGACGCTGCTAATGCGGCTGATAGAACGCCGGGCGCTGGCGTTTGAACGGCGGAGCTAA
- the potF gene encoding spermidine/putrescine ABC transporter substrate-binding protein PotF, protein MLANKKWLSALVAGALMAVSATSSAAEQKTLHVYNWSDYIAPDTLANFTKETGIKVVYDVFDSNEVLEGKLMAGSTGYDLVVPSSQFLERQAQAGIFQPLDKSKLPNYKNLDPEMLKLVAQNDRDNKYGIPYMMVTTGIGYNVEKVKAALGKDAPVNSWDLVYKPENLEKLKSCGVSFLDAPSEIYASVLHYLGKDPNSSDPKDYTGAANDLLMKLRPFIRYFHSSQYINDLANGDICVAIGWSGDILQAANRAKEAKNGVDIAYTIPKEGAMVYFDMFAMPADAKNKEEAYQFLNYLMKPDVVANISNHVYYANANKEATPLLNAEVRDNPGIYPPADVRAKLFTQSVLSPKVDRVITRSWTKVKTGK, encoded by the coding sequence ATGCTCGCCAATAAAAAATGGTTGTCGGCTTTGGTCGCTGGTGCGCTGATGGCGGTTTCTGCCACCTCGTCTGCGGCAGAGCAAAAGACGCTGCACGTTTACAACTGGTCCGACTATATTGCGCCGGACACGCTGGCAAACTTCACTAAAGAGACCGGCATCAAGGTCGTTTATGACGTTTTCGATTCCAACGAGGTGCTGGAAGGCAAGCTTATGGCGGGCAGCACCGGGTACGATCTCGTGGTGCCTTCGTCGCAGTTCCTTGAGCGCCAGGCGCAGGCCGGGATCTTCCAGCCGCTCGATAAAAGCAAGCTGCCAAACTATAAAAATCTCGATCCGGAAATGCTCAAGCTGGTGGCGCAGAATGATCGAGATAACAAGTACGGCATCCCTTATATGATGGTCACCACCGGCATTGGGTATAACGTTGAAAAGGTGAAGGCCGCGCTGGGTAAAGACGCGCCGGTAAATAGCTGGGACCTGGTCTACAAGCCGGAAAATCTGGAGAAGCTGAAAAGCTGCGGCGTGTCGTTCCTCGACGCACCAAGTGAAATCTACGCCAGCGTGCTGCACTATCTGGGTAAAGATCCCAACAGTTCCGATCCTAAAGATTACACCGGAGCGGCGAACGACCTGCTGATGAAGCTGCGTCCGTTTATCCGCTACTTCCACTCTTCCCAATACATCAACGATCTGGCGAACGGCGACATCTGTGTGGCGATTGGCTGGTCCGGCGACATCCTGCAGGCAGCTAACCGCGCGAAAGAGGCAAAAAATGGCGTGGATATTGCTTATACCATTCCGAAGGAGGGGGCGATGGTCTACTTCGATATGTTCGCGATGCCAGCCGACGCGAAGAATAAAGAAGAGGCGTATCAGTTCCTTAACTACCTGATGAAGCCGGACGTGGTGGCCAATATCAGCAATCACGTCTATTACGCGAATGCGAACAAAGAGGCCACGCCTTTGCTGAATGCGGAAGTACGGGACAACCCGGGCATTTATCCCCCTGCGGACGTCCGTGCGAAGCTCTTCACACAATCCGTTCTTTCGCCGAAAGTCGACCGAGTGATCACCCGTTCGTGGACTAAAGTTAAGACCGGGAAATAA
- the potH gene encoding putrescine ABC transporter permease PotH, whose translation MSLITERSATPPASGFKPWLARVQMKHGRKLVIALPYLWLILLFMLPFLIVFKISFAEMARAIPPYTDLATWADDQLQIALNFANYFQLTDDPLYAEAYLQSLQVAGISTLCCLAMGYPLAWAIAHSKPSTRNILLLLVILPSWTSFLIRVYAWMGILKNNGVLNNVLIWLGVIDQPLTILHTNLAVYIGIVYAYLPFMVLPIYTALTRIDYSLVEASMDLGARPLKTFFSVIVPLTKGGIIAGSMLVFIPAVGEFVIPELLGGPDSIMIGRVLWQEFFNNRDWPVASGVAIIMLLLLIVPIMWFHKYQNKMTGDHA comes from the coding sequence ATGAGTCTGATTACCGAACGTTCGGCTACGCCACCCGCCAGCGGGTTTAAGCCCTGGCTGGCGCGCGTACAGATGAAGCATGGCCGCAAGCTGGTGATAGCCCTGCCGTACCTGTGGCTGATCCTGCTGTTTATGCTGCCGTTTCTCATCGTCTTTAAAATCAGCTTTGCGGAGATGGCGCGCGCCATACCCCCGTACACGGATTTGGCGACATGGGCGGATGACCAGCTCCAGATAGCCCTTAACTTTGCCAACTACTTCCAGCTGACGGACGATCCGCTCTACGCGGAGGCGTATTTGCAGTCGCTTCAGGTTGCCGGTATCTCAACGCTTTGCTGCCTGGCGATGGGCTATCCGCTCGCCTGGGCGATAGCGCACAGCAAGCCCTCTACGCGGAATATCCTGCTGCTGCTGGTGATCCTGCCTTCGTGGACGTCGTTTCTGATCCGCGTTTACGCCTGGATGGGCATTCTGAAAAACAACGGTGTGCTGAACAACGTGCTGATATGGCTGGGGGTTATCGATCAGCCGCTGACCATTCTGCATACCAATCTCGCGGTGTATATCGGCATCGTCTATGCCTATCTGCCGTTCATGGTGCTGCCGATTTACACCGCGCTGACGCGCATCGACTATTCGCTGGTGGAGGCTTCTATGGATTTAGGGGCCCGCCCGCTGAAGACCTTTTTCAGCGTCATCGTGCCGCTGACCAAAGGCGGAATTATCGCCGGGTCGATGCTGGTGTTTATTCCCGCGGTAGGGGAGTTTGTCATCCCGGAGCTGCTCGGCGGGCCGGACAGCATTATGATTGGCCGCGTCCTGTGGCAGGAGTTCTTTAATAACCGCGACTGGCCGGTGGCTTCGGGCGTCGCCATTATCATGCTGCTGTTGCTGATCGTGCCGATCATGTGGTTTCACAAATACCAGAATAAAATGACGGGGGATCACGCATGA
- a CDS encoding YbjO family protein, which translates to MEREVKQIFRKRRNNQAKLNVPTLVAVAAIAILSTRLLDLLMLLNLLGVRGILDFVHRSVQTWPLTLIFFGSLVMLCVEVRCAFVILKGRSWGRWLFLATQVISVGYLWTASLGWGYPELFSIPGESKREIFRSLMTQKLPDLLVLFLLFVPSRSRLFFKLQ; encoded by the coding sequence ATGGAACGCGAGGTTAAGCAAATTTTCAGGAAGCGACGTAATAACCAGGCCAAATTAAACGTCCCTACGCTTGTCGCAGTGGCGGCTATTGCTATTCTTTCGACCCGGCTTCTGGACCTGCTGATGCTGCTTAACCTGCTCGGCGTGCGGGGCATACTGGATTTTGTTCACCGCAGCGTGCAAACCTGGCCGCTGACGCTGATCTTCTTCGGCAGCCTGGTGATGTTGTGCGTCGAGGTACGCTGCGCGTTCGTCATTCTTAAAGGCCGAAGCTGGGGGCGCTGGCTGTTTCTGGCTACGCAGGTGATTTCGGTCGGCTACCTGTGGACCGCTTCCCTGGGCTGGGGCTATCCCGAACTGTTCAGTATTCCCGGTGAGTCAAAGCGCGAGATTTTCCGCTCCCTGATGACCCAGAAGCTGCCGGATCTGCTGGTGCTTTTCCTGCTTTTTGTTCCCTCTCGCAGCAGGCTTTTTTTCAAACTTCAGTAA
- the rlmC gene encoding 23S rRNA (uracil(747)-C(5))-methyltransferase RlmC, producing MHCALYQAGRCRSCQWIEQPVTDQLTAKMNDLQLLLKDTAVKEWSDPVSGPEQAFRNKAKMVVSGSVEKPLLGMLHRDGTPEDLTDCPLYPASFQAVFTALKPFIARAGLTPYNVSRKRGELKYLLLTESQLDGGLMLRFVLRSEAKLEQLRAALPWLQQQLPQLKVISANIQPVHMAIMEGEQEIPLSEQRALEESFNGVPLYIRPQSFFQTNPTVAASLYATARSWVSALPVKHMWDLFCGVGGFGLHCATPEMKLTGIEISPEAIASARQSADRLGLKDIHFQALDSTRFATEQSDMPDLVLVNPPRRGIGQALCYFLNNMAPQHIIYSSCNAQTMARDIASLSGYRVERVKLLDMFPHTAHYEVLVLLVKVA from the coding sequence ATGCATTGCGCGCTTTATCAGGCCGGTCGCTGCCGCTCCTGCCAGTGGATTGAACAGCCGGTCACCGATCAGCTCACCGCGAAGATGAACGATCTTCAGCTATTGCTGAAGGATACGGCGGTTAAAGAGTGGAGTGATCCGGTCAGCGGTCCTGAACAAGCGTTTCGTAATAAAGCCAAAATGGTCGTCAGCGGCAGCGTGGAAAAACCGCTGCTGGGCATGCTGCATCGCGACGGCACGCCCGAAGACTTAACCGACTGTCCGCTTTATCCCGCCTCTTTCCAGGCCGTATTTACCGCGCTTAAACCTTTTATTGCCCGCGCCGGGCTGACGCCTTACAACGTCTCGCGCAAGCGCGGTGAGCTGAAGTATCTGCTGCTGACGGAAAGCCAGCTGGACGGTGGCCTGATGCTGCGCTTTGTCCTGCGCTCCGAAGCCAAGCTTGAGCAGCTGCGCGCCGCGCTGCCGTGGCTGCAACAGCAGCTTCCGCAGCTGAAGGTTATCTCCGCGAATATCCAGCCGGTGCATATGGCAATTATGGAAGGAGAGCAGGAGATACCGTTAAGCGAACAGCGGGCGCTTGAAGAGAGCTTCAACGGTGTGCCGCTGTATATCCGTCCGCAAAGCTTCTTCCAGACAAACCCGACGGTAGCCGCCTCGCTGTATGCGACGGCCCGCAGCTGGGTCAGTGCGCTGCCGGTAAAGCACATGTGGGATCTGTTCTGCGGCGTGGGCGGCTTTGGCCTGCACTGCGCAACGCCTGAGATGAAGCTGACGGGGATTGAAATTTCGCCGGAGGCTATCGCCAGCGCGCGCCAGTCGGCGGACAGGCTGGGGCTAAAAGACATTCATTTTCAGGCGCTGGACTCTACCCGGTTCGCGACTGAGCAGAGCGACATGCCCGACCTGGTGCTGGTGAATCCGCCGCGTCGCGGTATTGGCCAGGCGCTGTGCTACTTCCTCAACAATATGGCCCCGCAGCACATCATCTATTCAAGCTGTAATGCTCAGACCATGGCCCGGGATATCGCCTCGCTTTCCGGCTACCGGGTTGAGCGCGTGAAGCTCTTAGATATGTTCCCGCATACCGCGCACTACGAAGTATTGGTGCTGCTGGTGAAGGTGGCCTGA
- the potG gene encoding putrescine ABC transporter ATP-binding subunit PotG, whose product MNDAIPRPQAKTRRALTPLLEIRNLTRSFDGQHAVDDVSLTIYKGEIFALLGPSGCGKSTLLRMLAGFEPPSAGQIMLDGVDLSHVPPYQRPINMMFQSYALFPHMTVEQNIAFGLKQDKLPKTEIAQRVQEMLALVHMQEFAKRKPHQLSGGQRQRVALARSLAKRPKLLLLDEPMGALDKKLRDRMQLEVVDILERVGATCVMVTHDQEEAMTMAGRIAIMNRGKFVQIGEPEEIYEHPTTRYSAEFIGSVNVFEGLLKSREADGLVIDSPGLIHPLKVDPDASVVDNVPVYVALRPEKVMLCDEPPAEGFNFAVGEVVHIAYLGDLSIYHVRLKSGQMISSQMQNDRRYRKGAPTWGDEVRLCWDADSCVVLTV is encoded by the coding sequence TTGAACGACGCAATTCCCCGCCCGCAGGCGAAGACGCGCAGGGCGCTCACGCCGCTGCTGGAAATCCGCAACCTGACCAGGTCTTTCGACGGACAGCACGCCGTGGACGACGTCAGCCTGACCATTTATAAAGGCGAAATTTTTGCGCTGCTCGGACCATCCGGCTGCGGCAAGTCGACGCTGCTGCGCATGCTGGCGGGTTTCGAGCCGCCCAGCGCCGGGCAGATTATGCTGGACGGCGTGGATCTCTCACACGTGCCGCCTTACCAGCGGCCAATCAACATGATGTTTCAGTCCTACGCACTGTTCCCGCACATGACCGTTGAGCAGAACATTGCCTTCGGCCTGAAGCAGGACAAGCTGCCGAAGACGGAGATTGCCCAGCGCGTACAGGAGATGCTTGCGCTGGTGCATATGCAGGAGTTTGCCAAACGAAAGCCCCACCAGCTTTCCGGTGGCCAGCGGCAGCGCGTGGCCCTGGCGCGAAGCCTGGCGAAGCGCCCGAAGCTACTGTTGCTTGATGAGCCTATGGGCGCGCTTGATAAAAAGCTGCGTGACCGCATGCAGCTGGAGGTGGTGGATATCCTCGAACGCGTCGGGGCGACCTGCGTGATGGTGACGCACGATCAGGAAGAAGCGATGACCATGGCCGGCCGTATCGCCATTATGAACCGCGGTAAGTTCGTGCAAATCGGCGAACCGGAAGAGATATACGAACACCCGACGACCCGCTACAGCGCCGAATTTATCGGATCGGTAAACGTTTTTGAGGGGCTACTGAAATCGCGCGAAGCAGACGGTCTGGTGATAGACAGCCCGGGATTAATCCACCCGCTAAAAGTAGATCCGGATGCGTCCGTGGTCGACAACGTGCCGGTGTACGTCGCGCTGCGTCCTGAAAAGGTCATGCTCTGCGACGAGCCGCCCGCGGAGGGCTTCAACTTTGCGGTGGGCGAAGTGGTGCACATTGCCTACCTGGGCGACCTCTCGATTTATCACGTGCGCCTGAAAAGCGGGCAGATGATCAGCTCACAGATGCAGAACGATCGCCGCTACCGCAAAGGCGCGCCGACCTGGGGCGATGAAGTCCGCCTGTGCTGGGACGCGGACAGCTGCGTGGTTCTGACGGTTTAG
- a CDS encoding YbjN domain-containing protein, whose amino-acid sequence MDSLVVPTLDILRRWLDEIGVTIFECDTCQALHLPHMQNFDGVYDAKIDLVDNIVLFSALAEVKPSALLPLASDLSSINASSLTVKAFLDVQDDNLPKLVVCQSLQASVGITREQFAAFVKQSEEQISMVILEACANQLLFIAEEEEPVGITTQAHFLH is encoded by the coding sequence ATGGATTCACTCGTTGTCCCGACCCTGGACATCTTACGCCGCTGGCTCGATGAGATCGGCGTGACTATTTTCGAGTGCGATACCTGCCAGGCGCTGCATCTGCCGCATATGCAGAATTTCGATGGGGTTTACGATGCCAAAATCGACCTGGTGGATAATATTGTGCTGTTCTCGGCGCTTGCCGAAGTGAAGCCCTCCGCGCTGCTGCCGCTGGCTTCCGACCTCTCCTCCATCAACGCCAGCTCCCTGACCGTGAAGGCCTTTCTCGACGTGCAGGACGATAACCTGCCGAAGCTGGTGGTTTGCCAGTCCCTGCAGGCTTCGGTCGGCATTACCCGCGAGCAGTTTGCCGCCTTCGTGAAGCAGAGCGAAGAGCAGATCTCGATGGTTATCCTCGAAGCGTGCGCAAATCAGCTGCTGTTTATCGCTGAAGAGGAAGAGCCGGTTGGCATAACCACGCAGGCTCACTTCCTGCACTAA